The stretch of DNA CTTATCCTCTCAAAAACTTTATCAATCAAAGGTTGGCAGTCCTTGATTGATAACTTAGCAGGTTTAATTGGCACTCCAAGGTATTTGAAAGGTAGTTTGCCTTCAATGCAGCCTGAAACCTGAACAATTTCCCTTCTGACTTCACTAGCTACtccattaaaatacacatttgaCTTTCCCCTACTCATCTGAAGTCCTGATGCTTGAGAAAAGGTTGAGAAAGTGCGTAGCAAGATCATAATGGAACCCACATCCCCTTTAGAGAAAAGCAGCAAATCGTCTGCAAACATTAAGCTACTCAATTTCAAAGATTTGCAAAGAAGATGGAACCTGAACTTCATTGTAGAGGTAGTATAGGATAGCAATCTGGTTAAGTATTCCATGCAAATTGTAAAGAGCAAAGGGGACAAAGGATCTCCTTGTCTTAATCCTCTTTGTCCCTTAAACCAGCCAAAACTATCCCCATTCAAATTCAAGGTATAAGTGCCAGTGGTGACACATTCCTTGATGAGAGTAATAAAGCTAGTTGGGAAATTTAGCTCATGAAGCATCTGAAAAAGGAAACTCCACTCCACTGAATCATAAGCCTTCTGCAGGTCTATTTTGAATAGACATCTAGGGGAGACACTCTTCCTTCCATAAAGCTTAACAAGATCTTGGCATATTAGTATGTTCTCCATAATGCTTTTTCCTTGGATAAAACCTCCTTGAGTTACAGAAATTATATGAGGGAGTACCAAAGCAAGTCTTGCACACAGAAGTTTTGAAATGCAtttgtaaaccacattacaacatGCAATGGGCCTGAATTGCATTACAGTCAAAGGATTTGGCACCTTAGGGATTAAAGTAACATTAGTAGCATTCAACTGCTTGAGCATTTTGCCATTCCTAAAAAATTCATGGACTGCAAAGACATACATCCCCTCCAACCGTATCCCAACTAGTTTTAAAGAACTGGCTAGAGTAGCCATCTGGTCCTGGAGCTTTGTCATCTGGTATACTGAAGATAGTGCCTTTGATTTCTGCATCAGTAACTGGCATTAGTAGCATCTGATGATGTGACTCATCACATTTATTACCTTGCTGCACTACTCTTGGGTGACAGGAGTTGTGGGGTGAGACTGCCTAACAACTGGGTATAAAATCTTAGAAAGCTCTCCCGAACCCCTTCCTTATCAGAGTGATGGTTTCCCTGTTGGTCTGTTATTTGCACTGTCTGATTTTGTCTCCTCCTAGTCTTCAAGATGCCATGGAAGAAAGAAGTATTTGCATCCCCATCTACACTCCATTTCATCTTTGCCTTTTGTTGCAGGAACTGGGTCCGAGCCTCACCAACTGTTGATAACTTTCTCTAGCTTCACACTCCTGTTGAATAAGGCTCAAGTCCCGAGGATTCACTCCCAAACTTTGCTTTGTATTTGATGTAGCTTAGTGAGAGCCACCTCAGCATTATTCTCAATATCTGCAAACCTGGACCTGTTCAGCTGTTTAAGTCCCTGCTTCAGGTTCTTCAATTTCTTAGCTAATTCATACAGCTTAGTTCCAGCGTGCTCACACTTCCAACCAGCTTGAACAGTCTCTTTAAAATTTGGAGCCAGGctccacatattgaaatatttaAATGGTCTGGCTTTCTTTTCATCAGCTACATTAGCCTGTACCACACAAGGAGTGTGGTCAAAGATCCCCTCAGGCAAGAAATGTGCATAAAGGAGAGGGTAATCATTGAGCCATTCCTGGTTCACTAGGAAACGATCCAGTCTGCTATACACTCTGTCAGCTGGGCACTGTTTGTTATTCCATGTGTACAGTGCTCCCATAGCAGGGCTATCTATCACTTCACATTGATGCAAGCATTGCCTGAAATCTTCTGCATCCTGCCGAGAAAAAGATCCTCCCACTCTCTCATCCTCAGTCAACACACAGTTGAAGTCTCCTCCAATGGCCCATGGTCCAGATATGGTATTTGCTAGTCTGCTTAAGTTAGCCCAGAGGGACTGTCTCTCACTGCTGCCATTGAAAGCATAGACCATGGTGACATGAAAACTTGCATTAGTGTTCTTATGATGTACAGTCATATGGATATACTGGGCATCATACTCTAGAAAGTCAATATCCCATTCATGCACCTGCCACAGTATCCAGATTCTACCTCCTTGATGGTATGCTGAGTTTGTGGAAATACTCCAATTACTAAAGGAATTCATGGTTGTGTGCAATTTATTTGGTTTAATTTTAGTCTCtaataaagcaaagaaattaACATTGTTGTTTATTAAAAATCTATGTATAACCTGTTGCTTACTCCTCCTATTCATACCCCGCACATTCCAAAATCCTAGCTTAATCATTGATCAGGAATAATGGTGGGGTGTCCCTCTGAACTATTAACCTTCTCTGCTGAATCAGCAAGAAGCAGTACAGTCGTCCCTCCTTCCTTTACTGGTGTACGCATTGGTAATGGGGGGAATTCTTTAATTTGAACCAGCACAGGCTCTTCTTCCACCCTAGGTGCATGAACCCTAGGTGTAACTAATATGTCAGTATTCTCCTGCTCTGGTGCTTTTGGCTTCTCCACTTTTCTCCAAACCTGTTTAACAGGTTTAGTTGGTTGGACCTTATTAGTGTGTGGAGTTCTCCCTCTTCTGCAAGTACTTTGATCATGTCCCAGTGTCTTGCATTGAGTACATAACActggtttccattcatattcaagTTTAATCTCCACCTGTTGCTTCTTTTCATCTTGAAATTTCACTGTTTCAGGAAACTTTTGATCAATTTGTACCTCCACCAACACTCTGGCATATGCTAGTCTTGTTTTCATTTCAGTAGCATTGTCTTTTTGGATGTATTTGCCTACTAACCCTGCTATTTTTGGTAGACTTTGCCCCCAGAATTTCAGTGGTAACTGGTGTAGCCTTAGCCATGTTGGGACCTTCTTAACATGCTCCTTCTCCAGGGCCACGTTCTCCTGCCATGGCTTAATGATGACAGGTTTACTATCAAATAGATAGTAACCTGCATTTAACACCTGATCCTGCATGTCTTTCGTGTTAAACCTGACAATAAATATCCCATTTGGcatgaaagagatcttgtctatgGTATGCTTGTGCCAAATTCTCCTCAGATATCCTTCCAGCACCGCCATGGGTGGATTGGCTCCCAATACATAACCATAAACAGCCTGCTTCCAATATTCGAGTTCATCATGCACGTCCTCTTCAGATAATTGCAGTAATGGTTCTGCCTCCTCTACCGCCTTAGGACTCTTACTCTTGGAGACGTGTACCCAGTCTCCTTGCTCCTCAGTATCTGCAACTGCCTCTCCCTAGTGCTTGTGATTTAACTAATGCATGCCCTATAATTTTTACTTTATcttattcaaagttgcagtattgattgtttgaccgtatgtataaaacaaaatgataacggttctttgttaagcaattatcatatttcatatatcaacaacggttattgtaaatccgttgtcatattacaccaataaacaactatttttcttataaccgttgtaaatacatatccactgtgaaaactgaaaagtttgtagttttaccaatgcatgccctattattattggttatTTGACCATTTTTCACcccatgcatgcatgcacaattaatacaagtttgaatgtagcgtatggatgaaattaatctaattaactttagctttattatactataaatagcatcacacTTGCAGTAataataagaatcactttattattactaatctttctacttcactttttacATAATATCcatatacatatcataattaaaagaatgtcgtcgtcttcatcatctgCAGTCGCACCTCCAcagcaatcggtaacccgctatatcaacccgtttacgtgcataattcacaatctcccagtcatacgcgatgctgCTGGGAAGCCAGCTTCTAAGTCTCTCAACAcattgagggacatcctcattgagaatgggttttgaAATGTTAGGGCAATCCACCCGGCTTGGATTTCTGGTCATGGGTTTCTTAGATAATCTCTGAtcgtgtttcgaggggatggtcttgacgattttcgccaagcaaaacaactcgctgcaacGTATGCATCACGTGATGatcaaaggggcaaaagtgacttttatggcgacgaccctaaggatcgttatgtacaCGCTGGGCCTTACTTAAGGGTTGCACCGCTGAGGACGATTATCTGATGAGAAGGTTCATACGGTACAGGTTTATTAATGTATCAAAATCATGGGAAGgcgaagaagtgcctcattttgatcaccgtTTTGATGCCGATCTAGTAAGCTTGATTATCATTagtacccacctcctagtcaaactcatgttagggtgtttaattaattgactaattagttagctgtttgtttttgtagttttttatttttaattgtgtttccttttttttccacttgttgtactgttttttttttcgccattgtataatatgctcgttttaatatatagttaTACTCTTTACTACATGCAAATTCTTATTAACTGGTATCGGTATTTATACTCGTCGTCAAAatataccaaccaaaacaatatttataacttcacaaactactcttagtaaagaggtaagtaaaggtcggatcccaagggacgggtattgatgtaggattttcaattgcaaatagctatgtcttagggtgtcacaaattataGGTTGAGATGAGGTGTAATCTAAGCTAATCAATAAGATGAATGAAACAAAGTAAGCAAATAAAGGGGTTTATAAACAAtttattaaaggcactagggtgtcatggattCATAGGTGATTCATGGAAatggatcatacaaacatgttctcaattagaagcaagtacttattgttgtgatgggatcgcgTTAGTGTATATcgtacaatccctaggaagatttaggtcccggggccgagtcgtctagactgtacaacacctacaagtcgacttagtctcctaatcaactctatgcatggtctaatgaagttcgagttggtttatgtcttacaagcctcattgaaaagataagagatgggtaaaaaatgcaaggattcataggctcgcatttcatcaaacataacatgtgcataggttgaaatcacaataagcaagcaatttaattatgaaaacatattagattaagcatagatcaatccccatgtttgttttccctaattccccattaactctagctaaagaactactcactcatgatcatgtttagcatgctaataaggttgtcaatcatactaacaaagcaaaacatgatgaataaatgatgtgattaacaataattaaacaagggtaaaaagagattatacctatggagatgatccaaataataaagcaaagaataatagaagtaatcttgatgattgatggaaggttgtcaatcatccaataaaccccaataatcttctaattacccaactaaactaagaacaattgagaaattaaggaaagattaagatgtgattaatattgagaaatgtattacaactaaattaagactaaattaagagaggattaagatgatattaagagttgattaaaggttgatgataatctaggtagtacaatggggtatttatacaaaaattaagtacaaggattagggttactaagggcttaaatgactattaagaccctaagagaaactTGGTAATTTTGCTCCTCATGAGGGACATGCACGGATCGTTcttgcaactcccaccaggatccgctcgtcctcaaTTGTTGCACGGctggtcctgtaagaagatccgctcgggctggcagTCGGGACGCTCCGATCGTTCTCTGGTCCGCTCGGATCCTACTCTGGGATGCTCGGATCGTTGGACAGAGTTCTTCTGTTTTTTGGCTCCTCAACAATCCGTGGGGATTGTGttagggatgcaaggatcttttcatcattgcccatttcactttattaatTTTCTTAGGCCACTAATGTCGGTTTCCTCTTCGATGCATGGTCATTAGATGTGATCTATTTAGCTCCATAAATGTAAGGTTAGCGATCCTCtactaccaaggacacaaaacttcaaagaatatgcaaaatgggaaactaaagataagaaatgaccctaatatatgctagaaagcatgggaatgaggttaattcggg from Silene latifolia isolate original U9 population chromosome 10, ASM4854445v1, whole genome shotgun sequence encodes:
- the LOC141607767 gene encoding uncharacterized protein LOC141607767 — protein: MNSFSNWSISTNSAYHQGGRIWILWQVHEWDIDFLEYDAQYIHMTVHHKNTNASFHVTMVYAFNGSSERQSLWANLSRLANTISGPWAIGGDFNCVLTEDERVGGSFSRQDAEDFRQCLHQCEVIDSPAMGALYTWNNKQCPADRVYSRLDRFLVNQEWLNDYPLLYAHFLPEGIFDHTPCVVQANVADEKKARPFKYFNMWSLAPNFKETVQAGWKCEHAGTKLYELAKKLKNLKQGLKQLNRSRFADIENNAEVALTKLHQIQSKVWE